The genomic region AGACCGAAAAATGGACGGATAGGCTCAAATATTTGTTCTATCCCCCCGGTTGGAGTCATGACGGGAGCAGCCTAACAACAAAAGATTTGCAAAGCAATACAAAAAAATAGCTTTAATTTTAAAAAATTAACATAAAAATATGTATGAAACTCTGATAGCTTCTATCAAAACTTACCTTGCGCGTCCAGAATCCTTAGAAGATTTTGCCGCATTGATGGGATTTATTTGTGTCTTGCTCAATACACGCGCTCATGTTTTAGGTTGGGTTTTTGGAATTTTTAGCATCATTCCTTACATCTATATTTTCTATCAAGTAGGATTGTATGGTGATTTTTCCTTACACATATTTTTTCTTTTTGCAAATTTTTATGGTCTTTATCATTGGCTTTGGGGAGGGCAAAAGGCAAAAATAGACAGCCTGCCTATTACCAAAAGCAAGCCTACTATTTTGCTAAAAAGTGCAGTTTTTGCTTTGTTAGGTACAATTTTATTTGGTTTCATTACCTCAAACATACAAGGCGTGTCCTACCCTTACATTGATGCTTATATTGCCGTTTTTAGCATTTGGGGGCAGATTCTCTTGGCACAGAAAAAAATTGAAAATTGGCTACTTTGGATAGCAGTAGATGTGGTCGCTATCTGGGTTTATTATCATAAAGATTTAAAAAGTACAGCATTTTTGTACTTAATCTATCTTTTTATGGCAAGTTATGGTTATTGGCATTGGCACAATAAAATCAAAAGTTATTCTGTTTAGAATTTTTTAAATTTATATTTTAATAATTTTGCTATTTGTAAAACAAACAAATGCTTGTAACTTTTATACGGAAAATTTCGTTGTAGGGCAATGCTTTCAAACTTTTTTCAGCCTTTTCCAAACTTATTGGCAACACAAAAAGTAGTAGTGTTACTATTTTTAATAACTTAAACTTTGCGACAATGAATCCGCCCTACGCCACTTTTGACAATCACCTTTTTCCAATTCAAATCGTAACCTTCGCCGCGCATGACCCAACGGAGGAGGAATTTGACCAATATTTAAAGCAATTAGCGGAAATTTTTGAAAAGAAAAAGCCCTTTGTCCGTATTCTTGACGCATCAAAGGTGAAGTATTTAGCCTCCAATTTGCGCATCAAACAAGGAAAATGGATTAAAGAACACAATGAACTATTAAAAACCTATTCTTTGGGAACTGCTTATGTCATTCCCTCTACTATGTTGCAGTTCCTTTTAAAAGCAATTTGGCTTGTTTCCGACCAAACGAACGAAAAAAAAGTGTTTAGCACCCTGCAAGATGCCAAACTGTGGGCAGAAGGACAACTTAAAAAAGCACAACCTTAAAATGAAAAAGCCCTACTTTAAGTAGGGCTTTTATTAAAACTAACGTGTAAGTAAAAAAAACATCATAAGCATAAAAAGCGTAAAGAAACCTAAAATAATAAAGGTAGCGCGTTTGAAACCTTTCCAAGCCTTCTGATGCTCTTCTGCACGAATTTGAGCCTCTCTGCTTTTGGTGTCGGTTTCGTAAATTTCTACCAGAAGGTCGCGCTCTTCATGGTTTAGTATAAATGTACCTTTTCGGCTAAAAGGGTCGATTTGCTCCCAATCTTCTACGTTGTTTTTGAGCATTTCGAGCTGTCGTGTTTCTTCTTCCATTTCACTCAACTGCTGCTCTTCTTCTTTCGGTTTGGGTTTGATGGAAAGTATTTTAGCCACCAAAAGAAAGAGAACTGCCACTACTGCAATGAGTCCGAAAGCGGGCATTGCTTGTTGCAAAAAAAACAACTTATCTTGCTCATTATCAGGCAGATAATTTTGTGCCTTTAAGTTTTGAGATAGAACTTGTACTAATATCAAAGCTAAAATTAGTATAAGTCTGGATAAGTTTTTTAGGCGAGGATTTTTTTGAGTTTTCATCTTATTCTTTTTTTAAAGACAAGACCATAACACCCTTTTTGAGAGGAGAAGTTCCTTCGCGCGTAATTTTTTCTGAAAAAATCAAAAAAAAATAAGAAAAACTACTCTGCCTTTGATAAAAAGGTTAAAAATGCCTCTATCTGTTGATAAACATAGTTTAAATCCGCGACAGTAGTAGAATAGGGCGGCAGCAGGTACAAGACATTTCCCAACGGACGCATCAGGATATTTTTATCTAAGAAAAAATCATAAATTAGCTTTCTATGTTCATTAAAATAAGAATAATACTCTTTTGTATTGATTTCAATAGCCAAAATTGTTCCAATATGTCTTATTTCTTTTATGTATTTTTCTGATAAAGGATTTTTTTGTAGTTTTTCTATAAAACTAAAATGTGCTTCTTGAATTGCCTCTATTTGTTTTTGGGTAGTGCTGCGTTCTAAAATTTCAAAACTTTTGCAAGCGGCGGCGCAAGCCAAAGGGTTGGCTGTGTATGAATGTCCATGAAAAAAAGTTTTGTGTAGCGCGTCCGCATAAAAAGCCTCCGCTATTTTCTCTTTGCAAACCGTTGCTCCTAAGGGAAGAAAACCGCCTGTAATTCCTTTGGATAAACAAATAATATCAGGCATATTTTTTAAATAATGACTCGCCAATAGTTTTCCTGTGCGTCCAAAACCTGTCATTACTTCGTCTGCAATACAAATTATTTCTTTTTTTTGTGCTATTTCTATCAATAAGTCCAAATGTTCGGCTGCATAGGTATTCATACCATTTGCGCCCTGCACCAAAGGCTCAAAGATAAAGGCAGCACAAGAAGGGTCAGAAGTGAGGGTTTCGAAAGTCTGAAGCAGCCTGTGTAAGTTGTCTTTTGTAGGAATTGATATAAATTTTACCTCAAATAAAAGTGGATTAAAAGCTGCATTAAAGGGCGTGCGCCCCCCTACCGACATTGCCCCAAACGTATCGCCATGATAAGCACCTTCAAAAGCAATAATTTTAAGTTTATTAAATTCATTTTTATTGAAAAAATATTGTAATGCCATTTTTATTGCAACCTCGACCGCAGTAGAGCCATTATCCGAAAAAAAAACTTTTCCAAATGCTGTATCTTGCACTAAATTTTCTACTAAAATTTTACTTAACCTGATAGCTGGCTCATGGGTAAAACCTGCAAAAATCACCTGTTCTAAATTTTGCGCTTGCTTGTAAATAGCCTGCGCAATTTCGGGGTGCGCATGCCCATGCAAATTGACCCACCAAGAAGCAATAATATCTAATACTTTTCTCCCATTTTCTAAGTATAAATATGAACCTTCTGCCTTATTGACAGGCAGCACATTTGCCTTGTCTGTAAAAGGGGTAAAGGGGTGCCAAATATAGTTTTGGTCTTCTTTTAATAAATCATCAAATTGGGTCATAAAGTTTGGACTTCTTAGAAAAAACAGCTCTGCTGCAAAGTTAGCATGGATTTGTTTGAGATGCAAGTGTGCTTTTTTGTATCTTTGCGGGCAGAAAAAACAACTTGAGAGCAAAATGACTTTTATTGACGCATTTTTTATAGGATTTTTGTTTCTTTTTATAGGATTGATAAAAGTTTTTTTAGGAATAAAGAAAGCCTATCTTGAAACTACTCAAAAGGAGAAGGCTTCTTTGTTGGTTGAGAAAAGAAAGATGGGGATAAAAAAAGTAAAAAATGCAGACTTTTTTAATCTTAATACAAATCAGTATTTTATTTATCAAGGTGAAAGTTGGGTAATTTTACAAAAAGTAAAAATAGATGATTTTAACGCCTTATTCTTCCTGACACAAGACAAGCTCCTATTCTGCTTTCCTTCTCTGCTTTTACATCCCATTTTTTTAGAAAAAATAGAATTGAATACATTGATGAAAGAAAATATAATTACTTTTTTTAGTTCTTTTCAAAATAAAAAATCTAATTTATCTACTCCTTTTTATTTTTCGCTACCTGATTTTCCACAAAAAGGAAAGTGGCGTATAAGGGTGCAGAAGTCTTTTTCGTATCAAAGCAAAGAGCAATTATTTTTAGAAAGAAAAGGAGAAATAGAAATTATCTTGCTACAAAATATAGAAATAGGACAATACGGATTATTTTTTAAATTGATAGAAGAACAGGAAACTGACACAAAGGCTTTTCTTTTTTTTGGAAATTTGCTTTCGGTAGAGCGTGAAATAGAAGAAATTGATTTTTTATAAAAATGAAAAAAGAAAACAAAATAGAAATTTCTATCCTAATAGCTTCTTATCAGGAGCAAGAGAGGCTTCCGCTTTTTTTAGAGAGTTTGAACGCACAAACTTTTTTTTCTAAAACAGAAAACAAAGATAAAATAGAAATTATTATCATTGATGATGGCTCGACAGACCATACGGCAGATATTTTAGAAAAATATAGCGTATTTTTTAAAAACATTAAAATTTTAAAAAATACAGAAAACATAGGAAAAAAAGAATCGCTTATTAAAATTTGTAAATTAGCTAAGGGCAATTATTTCCTCTTTACAGATGCAGATATGATACTCTCGCCTTTTTGGGTGGAAGAAATGTATCATCAAAGGCTTGATTTTCAAAGTGTTGCGGGCATTTCTTTTCCAAAGGCGCGTAACCTTTGGGAAGGTTGGCAGCAGGTAGAATATATTTTACTATTTTTCTCAATTTATCTTTTAAATAAATCAAATATTAATATTTCCGTTATGGGAAATAATTGGTTACTCAAACGCGACACTTATCTAAAAGTGGGCGGCTATGAAGATTTGGTGGAAACGCCTACAGAGGATTTTGCTTTATTTAAAAAAATAAGTCTTTTTTTTCGTAAAAAAGGAAAAATACTGAAACACAATCAATTATTTACCTCAAAATCTGCGCTAAAAACTTATGCACTTAAAGAGCCTTTCTCTCTTTTTCAACAGCGATTAAGATGGGCAAAGGGGGCTTGGTTGGGTAGTAATCACTGGGAACGCTTGGCACTATTTTTCTACGGGGCGCAACTTTTTATTTGGATTATTTTATTTTTTTTAGATAAAAAAACACTTTTCTACTTACTATTTTTTTCCTTTGTCATAGATTTTCTATTACTAATAGTTGCATCATACAAAATAAAAAAAGTAAAAATCATATTTTTTTACTTAGCAGGGTTTTGTATGTATCAAAAAATTCTGTATGCGGTTGTGCTTGTGGGAATTTTGTTGGGTACACCTATTAGGTGGAAAGATAAGATTTTTAAATAATTAAATTCGTTTTTTAGGATTATTACTTTACGATTTCTCCACAATTTTTATCTCCTCCTCCGTCAAATCGTAAAGTTCATAGACCAAGCGGTCTATTTGGGCTTCGAGTTTGCTGGTGTCTTGTCCTTTTTCTTTTTGGACTAATATTTGCTTTACTAATTTTATTATTTTGTTTTGTAAATCGGTACTTGGTATAGCGATAGGAATTTTTTTCATATAAGGAATATCAAAGCGAATGTATCCGCCTGAAAGATGTGTATTTTCAAAGTAATTTTTATACCAAAAATTAATTATTTTAGAGTTTAATAAAGCCAACAAAAAATAAGGCTTAATTTTTTTATTAATATTAAAAAGAACGGTTGATTTACCGACAAAACATTGTTTTTGGTCAATAGCAGCCTGCAAGCGTAAGGTCATGCGTGCAATAACAATTTTTTCTTTTGTTTCAAATTTTGCAATGGCATTATTTGAAAAAATTTCACGAGGAATGTACTCCTTTTTCCAATCTATAACGTAGTTTTTTATGTCCCTAGTTTGAATAATAGGAGCATATTTTTGTTTTTCTTTATTATCTAATTGTGTGTATTGTTCAGCGAGAATTTTTTTCTTACCGTAACCACTTTGCGAAGTTCCCCAAATCATATCGCATAGTGTAGCTAATTTTACTTTATTTAATTCTATCTTTCCAATAACTACCTGATTGACATTAGCAATAATTAAGTATTTACCATTAGCAATAATATCATTTTTACGAACTAATAAAGTTTCCTGACCAATATCTTCTATGGATTTACACTTGCTGATTCGTACAGGATAGTTACCATTTTTTTCTTTTCTAAAAGACCACACAACCGTATAGGTAGCAGCCTCATCAAAAACTTTGATGTTAGAAATATCATCTATAAATTGTATAATAGTGTTTTCAACTATAAAACGTCTTATTCCATAGCCTGCGTCAATCGATAAAAATTGAGTTGGATTAATATAGCAAAAGTGAGCTTTTTGATTCATAATTATATAACTTAATTCAATAAAAAATTGATATAAATTAGGTCTTGGAGATTCTTCTAAGGTTTTAAAATTTTGTAAATGCGTTATTTGAGCTTTATCAATTTCCCTATAATCCACATACGGTGGATTTCCAATCACTACATCAAAACCCACAAAATCGCCTTCCTCATTTAGCACCTCGGGAAACTCAAAACGCCATTCGAAGGCATTTTCATAGATGGGATTGCTTTGCATTTCTTCTATTTCTGCCTCTATTTTATTGATTTCCTTTGTTAGTATATCAATTTTTCCAGCTTTCTCCTTTTTCTCTTTTTCGCTTTCCCCAAAAACGGCAGTTTGGTTTATTAGGATAAAAAGTTCCCCTTCGAGCTTGCTTTTTTTGATAAGTTTGGGGTCTTTTTTAGCAATTTCTGTTCTAACATCTGATTTAATATCCGAAATAAGGCGTTCCATTTCCCATTTTTGCTCCTTGTTTTCGGCATTTCGGTAGGTGGAAACGGCTTTGCGGTAGCTCTCTATTGTCCATTTGCTCTTTTTGAGAACCTGCTTAATATCGGCATCTAAGGCAAAACGACTCACCAAAGAATTGCCACATTTGATATTTATATCAATATTAGGCAAAGTTTCGAGTTCATTTATATTTTTGTAATAAGCATTTTTTAAAAGTTCAATCCACAAACGCAGACGGCAGATTTTAACCGAATTAGGGTTAATATCTACACCAAAAAGACAACTTTCTATAATGCTTTGCTTTTCATGAAAAATAGTTTCCTGCACTCTTTGGCTTTCAGGGTCTTTGGGTTTGTATTCAAATATTTCCCCATCTTGGTTCATAATGCTTAGTTCGTCGTTCTCTACTTTGATGTGGTAGCGATTGAGCGATTTTCCATTTTTATCTTCCAATATTTTTAGTTCGCTTTTTATTTCAATAATTTCATTTAAAGCGGATACTAAAAAGTGTCCCGAACCTACGGCAGGGTCGCAAATTTTGAGGCTATTAATAATTTGATTGGCTTCTTTTCGGTCTTCTATTTTGTCATAAATCCCGTTTAAGTCCTTGCAATTCCACTTTTTGACCTCATTAAATTTTTGTACAACTGCCTTTCGGATAGTTTCCTTACACATGTACATCGTAATAAAACCGGGCGTAAAAAATGAACCATCTTTGTAACCATTTATTTTTTCGAAAATCAAACCCAAAACTGAAGCCGAAATCAAGGTTTTGCTTTCTTCTCTAATCTCGCCTTTGCCCTCTGTGCCGAAATCGTAGGCATCAAGAAACCCGAAAAGGTATTCGATAGTTCGCAAATTGCCTGTTTTTTTGTTGCCTTGTCGGTCTTTGAGAACGGTTTGCGAAAAAACGGGAATGGTCTTTTCGCTATTTAAACCATTGATAAACAAAGCGTTATGTTCTAATTCAGTAGGCTCAAAAAGCGAAGAATTGAGATAAGGCACTTTCTCGAAAATCGTTTTTACATCTTCATTTCTTTGATGGTGCTGACGAGCCAAGACTTGAAAAAATAGACTATTGAGGTCGTCATAGTTTTTAATTTTATCTAAATTCAAAAAAGAATATGTTTTATCGCTTTTATGATAAGAAACAAGTTGTGCTTCTAATAGTTTTAAAAATAAAATTCGATTTATCCAAGTGATACTTAGCTCGATTGCTACATTAAAAAGCCTTTCTTGTTGCGTTGCACCAAAATTTTTGGCATGGGGCAATCGCGTCAATTTATTGAGGCTATCTAATTGGCTAATAGCTTCTTCCAAAATAGTACCCGAATTTCTTTCGCCTTCTTTATTGCGTTTTATCAGTTTTTTGCCGCTCTCTTTCACCTCCGTAAGCCCCAAAATATGCAAAAGTTCGTTGTAAAAACCCTTATCGAGGCTGTTGCTGTCGTTGGCAAAAGGCAATTTGAGCAAATGTTCGGGCGAAAATATTTTGTATAAAGGCATTAAATCCAGTTCCTTTTCTGCCTCTTGTAGGGCTGCCCGATAATCTTGCAGGTTGAAATAAGCAAATTCTATTTCAGAATTGATATGATTAATAAAAGGTTCTGCAATTTGTTTGTAGAAAAAGTCTGTTTTGCTATTTGCCAAACGTCCTTCTTCAAAGTCATTAAATTGTTTTACAAAATCTTTATTTTGTGCAAATGTCTTATCAAATATTTGCGCATCAAAAATAAACCACTCATTGATGTTTGTTACAATCAAATGTTTTAGCTCAATATTTTTGTGCGTGATTTTTTCTCTCAAATAGTACAAAACTAATTCGTGAAATGCTTTTTTATTTAGATTGTCTTTTGTAACCATTTCGGCTTTGTTGGTCATTTTTTTGACTTCGATGATTACGCCGACATTAGATTTGGCATTTTGTCCGTTGTGAATCACAAGGTCGTTTCGCCCTTTGGTATTGATAAAATGATTTTGTTTATAGTAAGCATCTTTAAAAAAATCTGAAATTAGATTTTTATGAAATTCCTCACTTTCTGTTTCGCTGCACCCATCGAGCAAGAGAGCAAGATGTGCCTTAAAATTGTCCATTTCGGCTCTATTGGGCATCATTCTTAGAAAAGCGACACTCAAAGTCTGACGAGGGTGCAGGGGTTTTAATATCATTTTGGTTATTTAAAATTTTTATTATTTTTATTTAAACTTTAAAGAATAAAAGGCAGGCTGCGACAATTCCTTAATTTGTTCCAAAGAATTGGCAAGAAAAAAGCAGTAAGCATCGCCCAAATCGTCTTTATGAATGGCTACAATCAGGCAGTATTGGTAGGATTGTCCAAATTCTTCTTCTAATTTTACTAAGGTCGTTGCACCCCAATCGGCGTTGAACTCTGCCTTTACCGCTTGGGTATCGAATTCTACAATTTCTGTGGTTTGTCCTCCCGAAATATTCAAAGCCGTAACTTCCAGCAGCGAAGCATATATCGTATTGGGATTGATATTAATTTCGCCTTGTTTTTTGTTTTTTTCTCTTTCACGATAATTTCGCAACAAGCCCTCCAAAGGTCTGATAGCAAAGCGAACTTCAAAATTTTCCTTTTTGTGTTTTATTGCATATTCATAATTCATTTGTTTGTTTTCTATAATTTTTGTTGGCTTAAAACCTACGGGACTTTCAAAAGTTAGCCCTGCATTATCAAGCAAACCTGTAAATTTTTTCGGCAACTTGTTTGGTGCAAAGGAAGCGAGCATCAATAAAAGTATGCCTAAGCCCAGTTTTTTGATTTTTTGTGTCATCTTTTTTGTTTTTTATTTCAAAATAAAGGAAGATATGCGAGTTTTTACCGAAAAACGACCTTAGCGACAAGGTCTAAAAAACGTCGCTTTGCCAATCACAACAAAGATAAATAAAAGGCACAAAACTGCAAAATCATACCTCACTTATTTTTTTAGTTTGGTTAAGTCTAAAAAAATAGATAATAGAAAGTAAGCAAAAAATAGTTGTTTATTCTAAATTCTTTATAGTCTTATTTTCTTTTGAGGCTTTGGGAGTATCGTTTTATTTGTCATTTTTTACTTCAAACCTTTATACCTTGCATCTGTAAGTTTTTTATCAATTCTCTATAATTTGGGTTTGCGTTTTGTAACATCTTTTGAAGTGCTTTTTCTCTATCGGCTTCATTTTTATCCTGTGAAAGTTTAAGCCTTACTTCATATTTTTCAATCTTAACTGCAAAAGCAGTAATGTAATTTTTATATCTTTGCATTTTTTCGTTATCTTCTGATAAAATAAAGGTATTTTCCTTTTTGCCCTCAAAGGAGGTAGTTTGTGCAATAAGCGAGGGTACAATTTGTGTAGGGGGCAAAATTTCGGCTTTTCCCCAAACCTGCGCTTTTATGTAATTCCAAGTGGGCAACTGTTGGGCAGAGCTATAATCCTGTGGCGAAATGTAGGTATCGGCAAGGTGAAAATGAAGCAAAATTGGGACTTGGCTTAGATGGCTTGCTTGTGGATTTTGTTTGTCTATGTGTGCCAAAAGTGTATCATCTTTTAAAATAAAAGGAAGGGGAGTGCTGTATATTTCGCCTTCGAAATAAGTAATAAACGTGGCTAAGGGACTTGCTTTTACAATTTGAGCCAAAAAATCGAGGTTTTCGAAATGATAGTGTGAAGAAGGGTACATGGTCTTTCAATTAAAGCATGGAATTATTTACAATATGTCCATCAAAAAGATGAACAATTCTTTCGGCGAAGTTTGCATTTTGGCGTGAGTGTGTTACCATAACAATCGTAGTCTGGTTGCTGTGCAGTTGGGTAAAGATGTTCATTACTTCCTGCCCATGCTGAAAATCTAAATTTCCCGTAGGCTCGTCTGCCAAAATAAGAGGCGGCTCACCGACGACGGCACGCGCCACTGCCACGCGCTGCTGCTGCCCACCTGCGAGCTGGGAGGGATAGGCATGCCGCTTGTGTGCAATGTCCATCTGTTCCATAATAAGTTCAATTTTTTGCTTTCTATCCTGTGAGCGAAAACGCTTGTAAAGCAAAGGTAATTCTATATTTTCATAAACTGTTAGTTCTTCTATAAGGTTGAAATTTTGAAATACAAAGCCTATGTATTCACGCCTTAAAAGGGTTCTTTCTCTTGATTTTAAGGCACTTACCTTTTTGTCCATAAAAAAAAGTTCGCCCGAAGTAGGCATATCCAATAAGCCTAAGATATGCAGGAGGGTAGATTTTCCACAACCCGAAGCCCCCATGATAGCGACAAATTCGCCCGTTGAGATGGTGAGCGAAATGTCTTCTAAGGCGCGTGTAGGTACTTGGGTATCGGTATAAATTTTACTTACCTTTTCTACTTTTAACATAAATCATTCATTTTCTTTTACTCTTTTTCAAAAAATACTTCTTCTTGTTCGCTCTTTAAGCTATCTTGAAGCGTATCGAATTGAAAATGATTGCCATTTTGTTGGCGTAGTTTTGAAAGAATTTTATCGGAATGTAGCGCAGGCGGATTGGTTGGAATTTTTATTTCATAAACTTTATTATCCTTGTTTGTTAGTTTTGAACTAATAAGCCAAGGATTGTGATATTTCAAAGTTTTGTAGCTCATATTAAAATACCGCGCAAAGGTTACTAAGTCCTGAATGGTGCTATCTATTTTCACGACTTGATAAGCGACTGGCAAGTAATGTTTACTATTCTTTTCCACTTGAAAGCCATATTTATCGGGATTTTCCATAATTTCTTTCATTGCCAAAGCGCGATAAATGTAACGTGCCGTTTCCTGATTGAGATGCACGTCATAGTAGGAAAATAGGGCTTGTTTGCGCAGGGAAAAGCGCATGCCTCCCATACCGTTGTTGTAGGAAGCGGCGGCGTTTGTCCAGTTGCCAAACCGCTTATGGGCGCGTTTGAAATATTGGGCGGCGGCGCGTGTGGCTTTTTCTAAGTGAAAACGCTCATCAACTTCTTTACTAATTTCCAAACTAAATTCTTTGGCTGTGGCGGGCATAAATTGCCAATAGCCCTCTGCTCCTGCGGGCGAGCGCACATTTTCCAAATCGCTTTCTATGACAGCAATGTATTTGAGGTCTTCGGGCAAGCCCTCCTCACGCAATATTTTTTCTATGAGAGGAAAAAAACGTTGAGCGCGTTTTAAAACTAAATTAGTAGAAGAATGACGAAAAACATTGATATAAAGCTCTTTTTCAAAACTTTCTGCTACTTCTGGATTTTCCAAAGGGACTTCTTCACCGCAAAAGGAAAAGCTATCGGGCAGGGCAATGTGATAGTTGGCAGGAATCGTAACGCCTTGATAATCAAGATTCTGTGCGTTCTGTTTTTGTAGTTTTTCATAACGCTCCAATAAAAACCAAGCCGCAAGCGTTCCTAAAATAATCAGGCAGGTGCCTGTAAGTAGAGTAGGTAGGTGTAAATATTGCTTCATTTTTTGTTTTTATATACAAATAGTCTTGCAAAAAGTCGTTGCAAGATACAAATTAAAAGGCGATTGCGAGCCGTTTGGAAAGTGAAAATTAGAATTTCAGAGGTAGTTATTTTTTCAAAGGTAGGGAGGCAGGTTGGAAAGTGGAGCGTAGCCCTTATCAGTTTTGGAAAGAATGAAAATTTTTAACCCATTCGTAACCAAAATATAAGGTGCTTGCAAAGAAAGGTTGTAAGATAGAATTTGTTGAAAACTATCAGAGCTAATTTTAATATGACTGGCTTTACATTCCACCAACAAAAAAGGGTCTTTATTTTTATCAAATACCAACAAATCGTATCGCCTTTGTAGGCTCAATTTTTGGCTACTTTCCAAACTCATCATACCCTTAGGATAGCCACAAGCCATAAGCCACTGTACTACATGCTGCCTGACCCATTCTTCGGGCGTGAGGAGCAGGTGCTTTTTTCGCAATAAATCTATGATGTAATATTTTCCTTCTTTTTCATAAATTTGTCCCTCTTTGTTTAGTTCAAGAGCGGGAAGATGGAGGGCAGGAAAAGCAAACATATACGATTTGGGTGGTAAAGAAAAATTGAGATGGCGACACCGAAAAAGTATCGCCTTGTGTAGCCACTAATATTTCAAAATCAGGTCTGCCAATTTTTCGGCTAACTCCTTCGAGTGGCTTGGGAAATTAGCAATTCTAATCTGACTTTCTTTGTATTTCCCATAGCCCTTTCCTATGATAAGTCCTTCATTTTCAAATAGTTGTAAGATTTGTGAAAGACTTTTTTGACTTTTTTCAGCCAAAAAATCAGCCACTAAAACGGTTTTAGAACGGTGTGCAGGCGCAACG from Hugenholtzia roseola DSM 9546 harbors:
- a CDS encoding ABC transporter ATP-binding protein; translated protein: MLKVEKVSKIYTDTQVPTRALEDISLTISTGEFVAIMGASGCGKSTLLHILGLLDMPTSGELFFMDKKVSALKSRERTLLRREYIGFVFQNFNLIEELTVYENIELPLLYKRFRSQDRKQKIELIMEQMDIAHKRHAYPSQLAGGQQQRVAVARAVVGEPPLILADEPTGNLDFQHGQEVMNIFTQLHSNQTTIVMVTHSRQNANFAERIVHLFDGHIVNNSML
- a CDS encoding FMN-binding negative transcriptional regulator: MYPSSHYHFENLDFLAQIVKASPLATFITYFEGEIYSTPLPFILKDDTLLAHIDKQNPQASHLSQVPILLHFHLADTYISPQDYSSAQQLPTWNYIKAQVWGKAEILPPTQIVPSLIAQTTSFEGKKENTFILSEDNEKMQRYKNYITAFAVKIEKYEVRLKLSQDKNEADREKALQKMLQNANPNYRELIKNLQMQGIKV
- the bioA gene encoding adenosylmethionine--8-amino-7-oxononanoate transaminase — translated: MTQFDDLLKEDQNYIWHPFTPFTDKANVLPVNKAEGSYLYLENGRKVLDIIASWWVNLHGHAHPEIAQAIYKQAQNLEQVIFAGFTHEPAIRLSKILVENLVQDTAFGKVFFSDNGSTAVEVAIKMALQYFFNKNEFNKLKIIAFEGAYHGDTFGAMSVGGRTPFNAAFNPLLFEVKFISIPTKDNLHRLLQTFETLTSDPSCAAFIFEPLVQGANGMNTYAAEHLDLLIEIAQKKEIICIADEVMTGFGRTGKLLASHYLKNMPDIICLSKGITGGFLPLGATVCKEKIAEAFYADALHKTFFHGHSYTANPLACAAACKSFEILERSTTQKQIEAIQEAHFSFIEKLQKNPLSEKYIKEIRHIGTILAIEINTKEYYSYFNEHRKLIYDFFLDKNILMRPLGNVLYLLPPYSTTVADLNYVYQQIEAFLTFLSKAE
- a CDS encoding DUF7149 domain-containing protein, whose protein sequence is MILKPLHPRQTLSVAFLRMMPNRAEMDNFKAHLALLLDGCSETESEEFHKNLISDFFKDAYYKQNHFINTKGRNDLVIHNGQNAKSNVGVIIEVKKMTNKAEMVTKDNLNKKAFHELVLYYLREKITHKNIELKHLIVTNINEWFIFDAQIFDKTFAQNKDFVKQFNDFEEGRLANSKTDFFYKQIAEPFINHINSEIEFAYFNLQDYRAALQEAEKELDLMPLYKIFSPEHLLKLPFANDSNSLDKGFYNELLHILGLTEVKESGKKLIKRNKEGERNSGTILEEAISQLDSLNKLTRLPHAKNFGATQQERLFNVAIELSITWINRILFLKLLEAQLVSYHKSDKTYSFLNLDKIKNYDDLNSLFFQVLARQHHQRNEDVKTIFEKVPYLNSSLFEPTELEHNALFINGLNSEKTIPVFSQTVLKDRQGNKKTGNLRTIEYLFGFLDAYDFGTEGKGEIREESKTLISASVLGLIFEKINGYKDGSFFTPGFITMYMCKETIRKAVVQKFNEVKKWNCKDLNGIYDKIEDRKEANQIINSLKICDPAVGSGHFLVSALNEIIEIKSELKILEDKNGKSLNRYHIKVENDELSIMNQDGEIFEYKPKDPESQRVQETIFHEKQSIIESCLFGVDINPNSVKICRLRLWIELLKNAYYKNINELETLPNIDINIKCGNSLVSRFALDADIKQVLKKSKWTIESYRKAVSTYRNAENKEQKWEMERLISDIKSDVRTEIAKKDPKLIKKSKLEGELFILINQTAVFGESEKEKKEKAGKIDILTKEINKIEAEIEEMQSNPIYENAFEWRFEFPEVLNEEGDFVGFDVVIGNPPYVDYREIDKAQITHLQNFKTLEESPRPNLYQFFIELSYIIMNQKAHFCYINPTQFLSIDAGYGIRRFIVENTIIQFIDDISNIKVFDEAATYTVVWSFRKEKNGNYPVRISKCKSIEDIGQETLLVRKNDIIANGKYLIIANVNQVVIGKIELNKVKLATLCDMIWGTSQSGYGKKKILAEQYTQLDNKEKQKYAPIIQTRDIKNYVIDWKKEYIPREIFSNNAIAKFETKEKIVIARMTLRLQAAIDQKQCFVGKSTVLFNINKKIKPYFLLALLNSKIINFWYKNYFENTHLSGGYIRFDIPYMKKIPIAIPSTDLQNKIIKLVKQILVQKEKGQDTSKLEAQIDRLVYELYDLTEEEIKIVEKS
- a CDS encoding glycosyltransferase, with amino-acid sequence MKKENKIEISILIASYQEQERLPLFLESLNAQTFFSKTENKDKIEIIIIDDGSTDHTADILEKYSVFFKNIKILKNTENIGKKESLIKICKLAKGNYFLFTDADMILSPFWVEEMYHQRLDFQSVAGISFPKARNLWEGWQQVEYILLFFSIYLLNKSNINISVMGNNWLLKRDTYLKVGGYEDLVETPTEDFALFKKISLFFRKKGKILKHNQLFTSKSALKTYALKEPFSLFQQRLRWAKGAWLGSNHWERLALFFYGAQLFIWIILFFLDKKTLFYLLFFSFVIDFLLLIVASYKIKKVKIIFFYLAGFCMYQKILYAVVLVGILLGTPIRWKDKIFK
- the pnuC gene encoding nicotinamide riboside transporter PnuC; amino-acid sequence: MYETLIASIKTYLARPESLEDFAALMGFICVLLNTRAHVLGWVFGIFSIIPYIYIFYQVGLYGDFSLHIFFLFANFYGLYHWLWGGQKAKIDSLPITKSKPTILLKSAVFALLGTILFGFITSNIQGVSYPYIDAYIAVFSIWGQILLAQKKIENWLLWIAVDVVAIWVYYHKDLKSTAFLYLIYLFMASYGYWHWHNKIKSYSV